A region of Paralichthys olivaceus isolate ysfri-2021 chromosome 24, ASM2471397v2, whole genome shotgun sequence DNA encodes the following proteins:
- the LOC109644664 gene encoding ras-related protein Rab-9A-like, producing MTSKSTFLKVILLGDGGVGKSSLMNRYVTNKFDSHLFHTIGVEFLNKDLEVDGHHITLQIWDTAGQERFRSLRTPFYRGSDCCLLTFSIDDRQSFCNLANWKKEFTYYADVKDPDNFPFVILGNKLDVLERQVSGEDARQWCSENGGHPYFETSAKDSTNVASAFEEAIRGILALDDRADDLIHTNTVDLQRKTRPNSTCC from the coding sequence ATGACGTCAAAGTCAACTTTCCTGAAGGTGATCCTTCTGGGTGACGGTGGCGTCGGAAAGTCATCCCTCATGAACCGCTACGTCACCAACAAGTTTGACTCGCACCTCTTCCACACCATCGGCGTGGAGTTCCTCAACAAGGATCTGGAGGTGGACGGGCACCACATCACGCTGCAGATCTGGGACACGGCGGGTCAGGAGCGCTTCCGCAGCCTCCGAACACCTTTCTACCGCGGCTCCGACTGCTGCCTGCTCACCTTCAGCATCGACGACCGACAGAGCTTCTGCAACCTGGCCAACTGGAAGAAGGAGTTCACTTATTACGCTGATGTAAAGGACCCTGACAACTTTCCCTTTGTGATTCTGGGCAATAAACTGGATGTCCTAGAGCGGCAGGTGTCAGGGGAAGACGCGAGGCAGTGGTGCAGCGAGAATGGCGGACACCCGTACTTTGAAACAAGCGCCAAGGATTCTACAAACGTGGCGTCGGCCTTCGAGGAGGCGATACGTGGTATTCTGGCGTTGGATGACAGAGCTGATGACCTCATCCACACCAACACGGTGGACTTACAGAGAAAGACTCGCCCGAACTCCACCTGCTGCTGA
- the LOC109644663 gene encoding transcription elongation factor A N-terminal and central domain-containing protein — protein MDAKEIVHCALQLEKLTSERSYGNIWTLLGDLDKSQVTAEQLEMTDIVRVLYRLLKTCSHDGVRKKVRGLLSKWKRQYSKVKCRGESEGDGGESKQEEDSPCGSAQAGDSGGSVNVAAEQEASFTVGKDDLQTPTSSVSSSVRAKCAQLLLAALQPEPPDQDVAARLARDIERHVHELHKPSQVKYKTCVRSKVANLRNPKNGHLRRGLLSGSLTPEAFARMSVKEMASEELRQLREEYSSRGVSERQLPQGIEGTQTQKIRCKRCGGSDCRVTQVSRGALFLPTWVRSAGPDEDAMTFVTCSACGQQWYHSGWVCL, from the coding sequence ATGGATGCCAAAGAAATAGTCCACTGTGCGCTGCAGCTAGAGAAACTCACCTCGGAGAGAAGCTACGGGAACATCTGGACCCTCCTCGGTGACCTCGATAAGTCGCAGGTCACAGCCGAGCAGCTGGAGATGACGGACATCGTCAGGGTTCTCTATAGGCTGCTGAAAACCTGTTCCCACGACGGCGTGAGGAAGAAAGTCCGGGGCTTGTTGTCCAAGTGGAAGAGGCAATACAGCAAAGTGAAATGCAGAGGGGAGAGCGAGGGGGATGGAGGGGAGTCCAAGCAGGAGGAGGATTCCCCCTGTGGTTCAGCACAGGCAGGTGATAGCGGAGGGAGTGTGAATGTTGCTGCAGAGCAAGAAGCATCATTCACAGTTGGAAAAGACGACCTCCAGACTCCcacttcctctgtgtcctcatCTGTGAGAGCCAAATGTGCTCAGCTGCTCCTCGCCGCCCTCCAGCCCGAACCCCCCGATCAGGACGTGGCCGCACGGCTGGCCCGAGACATCGAGCGGCACGTCCACGAGCTCCACAAACCCAGTCAGGTCAAATACAAAACCTGCGTGAGGAGCAAGGTAGCCAACCTGAGGAATCCTAAAAATGGCCACCTACGCCGGGGCCTCCTGAGCGGCTCCCTGACGCCAGAGGCCTTCGCCCGCATGTCGGTGAAGGAGATGGCGAGCGAGGAGCTGCGGCAGCTCAGGGAGGAGTACTCGTCTCGGGGTGTGAGCGAGAGGCAGCTTCCTCAGGGGATAGAGGGGACGCAGACGCAGAAGATTCGCTGCAAAAGGTGCGGGGGGTCGGACTGTAGAGTGACGCAGGTGTCCAGGGGTGCCCTGTTCCTGCCTACGTGGGTGAGGAGCGCCGGCCCTGACGAGGATGCGATGACTTTTGTGACCTGCAGTGCCTGCGGGCAGCAGTGGTACCACAGTGGCTGGGTCTGTCTCTAA